The sequence below is a genomic window from Paenibacillus sp. DCT19.
TCGCTCCTAAAAGGATGCAGAAACAGGTTTTGGAACCATCTGCTAACTACTCATAGTTCTTCGATAGGCTGCCGGAGTGGTTCCCGTCAGCTTCTTAAACTGACGATAAAAATGGGGCAGGCTCTCGAAGCCGCAGGCATCAGCAATAGAGGCCATTGTTGCATCACTTTTGAGTAGATGCTCCTTGGCCATAATTACCCGACGTGCGAGTGCATAGTCGGTTAGTGTCATGCCCGTGTATCTTTTGAAAGCTCGACTGAAATGAGCAGGTGAAACGGCAGCTTGCTGGGCGAGCTCTGGTAGAGATAAGCCGTTGCGAAGTTTGTCGTCGATACTGCTTAGGATCGTAGATAACCAGCTTGGGCCAGGTACAGGGCGAGGGGAATTCTCTGGATCCGTGGCATCAAGCCTTTCTAGAAAGATCAATAATAGTTGTAATCTGAGCAGTGCGGCGTGTGCACTAAGGTGATTGTTTAGCTGAAACTCATGTTGGATATCTTCAATTAATACAGCGACTGTGGAACGTTCGGCTGGGGGAGCTGACGTTTATACACTCGGCGTTTACGACAACGTTCAAATAGAGCCAATAGTGCGGATGAGCTGACACCAGCCGCAGACGCTAATAAACCTGGGCTGAAGAATAGTGCAGAAGAGGTGACGGGTTCTTTTCATCAGGTAAGGCTCGATGCACCGTGTTCCCCGGAATAATGAAGAGATCCCCTTCAGTCATATCCTCAAGACCCATGTCGATAAAAATAGTTCCTTGACCACGATATACATAGATCAGCTCATGCCAATCGTGAAGATGGTCGGGCAATTCGTTCTGGGGTGATTTCGTATCTGCATACACCAATCGAAACGGGATGCCTGATTCTGCCTGAATGGTCGTACGAACAGGTGAGCGATTCATGCGGTCTCCTTTCCATTCCTTAGTCAGCAATACAGAGGAAGAATATGATCATGAAAGAGTATATTTACGGCATTATAAGCAATTTAATTTCCTTTTATTGATGATACAATGAATTTAAAGCGTTTTCAACGGATGTTATAGAACGTGATCAGCATCCGCTGAAGATAAATAAATAATGAGGTGAGTGCTCATGTCGGCTAGCACCAAACGTCCAAGATTAAAGTTGAATTTGCTAGGTAATGATGGACAACGGAAATGCAAGGAGATCATTGAACGCCCTGTCAAAGTCCTGCAAATTGGTGAAGGTAACTTCCTTAGAGGGTTCGCTGACTGGATGCTTCACGAGAGTGCGAGACAAGGTAAATTCCATGGCAGTGTTGTAGTGACCCAGCCTCGCCCGGGAGGGAAAGCGAAGTTAGAACAGATCAGAGAACAGGATGGATTATACACGATGATTACTCGGGGGCTGTCC
It includes:
- a CDS encoding AraC family transcriptional regulator — its product is MIFLERLDATDPENSPRPVPGPSWLSTILSSIDDKLRNGLSLPELAQQAAVSPAHFSRAFKRYTGMTLTDYALARRVIMAKEHLLKSDATMASIADACGFESLPHFYRQFKKLTGTTPAAYRRTMSS
- a CDS encoding cupin domain-containing protein, whose translation is MNRSPVRTTIQAESGIPFRLVYADTKSPQNELPDHLHDWHELIYVYRGQGTIFIDMGLEDMTEGDLFIIPGNTVHRALPDEKNPSPLLHYSSAQVY